A window of the Falco biarmicus isolate bFalBia1 chromosome 10, bFalBia1.pri, whole genome shotgun sequence genome harbors these coding sequences:
- the LOC130156057 gene encoding P2Y purinoceptor 1-like translates to MATESLTPWPGNDSRTLCPVDVTFAQRFLPAVYLVVIPLGLAGNGLGLWHMCTGPQQRARHPLGLLVGNLGLADLLYVSTLPFLVSYYLQGRVWLFGPGWCRITRGLFHLNLYASIGFLTCISIHRYLGIVHPLKARGRCQGATSSAWLSTTVWMWVIAQVAPDFIFSKMDDMGTRCHDTTGNENLGVYLPYTVAITVTGFVIPFLIIIGCYCHVVVVLCRNDTMDLSLRRRSIRLVILVMVLFSICFLPYHVFRILSLLSRGWQLQGSCTQASKHIYVSYQVTRGLASFNSALNPLLYVMTSKDCMSCMRTIRQRASQSLGSTFRSKTSCQADEKKMSIILREVEASDDL, encoded by the coding sequence atggccacGGAGTCTCTCACCCCGTGGCCCGGCAATGACAGCAGGACCCTGTGCCCTGTGGATGTCACCTTCGCCCAGCGCTTCTTGCCTGCCGTCTACCTGGTGGTGATCCCGCTGGGGCTGGCGGGGAACGGGCTGGGACTGTGGCACATGTGCACCGGCCCCCAGCAGCGTGCCCGCCATCCCCTGGGCTTGCTGGTGGGCAACCTGGGTCTGGCTGACCTGCTGTACGTCAGCACGCTGCCCTTCCTCGTCAGCTACTACCTGCAGGGCAGAGTGTGGCTctttggacccggctggtgcCGGATCACCCGGGGCCTCTTCCACCTCAACCTCTATGCCAGCATCGGCTTCCTCACCTGTATCAGCATCCACCGCTACCTGGGCATCGTGCACCCACTGAAGGCTCGGGGCAGGTGCCAGGGGGCAACTTCTTCAGCGTGGCTCAGCACGACGGTCTGGATGTGGGTCATTGCGCAGGTAGCTCCCGATTTCATCTTCAGCAAGATGGACGACATGGGGACACGGTGCCACGACACGACCGGGAACGAGAACCTGGGAGTTTACTTGCCATACACTGTGGCCATCACTGTGACTGGGTTTGTCATCCCATTCCTCATCATCATCGGATGTTACTGTCACGTGGTGGTGGTGCTCTGCAGGAATGACACCATGGACCTCAGCCTCAGGAGAAGAAGCATCAGACTGGTGATTCTTGTGATGGTCCTCTTCTCCATCTGCTTCCTTCCTTACCACGTCTTCAGAATCCTCAGCTTGTTGTCTCGAGGCTGGCAGCTGCAAGGGTCCTGCACACAGGCTTCAAAGCACATTTACGTTTCCTACCAGGTGACCCGGGGCCTGGCCAGCTTCAACAGTGCCCTCAACCCCCTGCTCTACGTGATGACCAGCAAAGACTGCATGTCATGTATGAGGACCATCCGCCAAAGAGCCAGCCAGTCGCTGGGGTCCACCTTCAGGAGCAAAACCTCTTGCCAGGCAGATGAGAAGAAGATGAGCATCATTCTTCGTGAGGTGGAGGCTTCTGATGACCTCTGA